Within Pelagicoccus enzymogenes, the genomic segment ACCCAGATAGGAGTTTCGACTCCAGTCGAGATAACGGTCTAGTCACCTACCGCTTCGACGTACCCGTTTTTGGACTACGCACCCTAGAGATCATGGCCGAGCACAACATCGGCACCGCCGTCCTCAAAGCCGGCGACGTCATCATGGTCGAAAAGGTGCCGAGCCCAGCGACACGATCAAAGATCCTGGAAGTTAGTGTCCGGAATCTTTCGCAAAAAGGTAGCTGTACCTTAAGGCAGTGGCGTATTCGTTTTTTGGTTATTGGTTAAAGGTATCTAAAAGTCAATTAGCCCCCGAGGGGGCTGCCGCCGCTTCAGGCGCTCTTCTCCTCGTTTTCTTCGGCCAGCAGCTTCATGTCCAGATAGACTCGGCTGTCCGACCACGACTTCGAAGCGACGTATCGCAATCTGGCGCAAGCCAGCATCAACGCGCTCTTGCCGTCAGGGAAGCAACCGACAACGCGGGTTCGTCGCCTGATCTCCTTCATTATCCGTTCCAGCATGTTGTTGGTCCGTATGCTTCGGTGGTGCTTCCTGGGGAACCGGTAGTAGGTGACGCTCTCGGATACACCCTCTCGAAGGACCGCAGCCGCAGCGGCAAGCTTCATCGACTCGAGCGCGTCGGCCACCTCGATCGCCTTGCGGGTAGCCGCTTCGGCAGACTCTTGGG encodes:
- the lpxI gene encoding UDP-2,3-diacylglucosamine diphosphatase LpxI domain-containing protein (LpxI, functionally equivalent to LpxH, replaces it in LPS biosynthesis in a minority of bacteria.), with protein sequence MQILSGGFNFNTKRRCGFVCPSLHPDRSFDSSRDNGLVTYRFDVPVFGLRTLEIMAEHNIGTAVLKAGDVIMVEKVPSPATRSKILEVSVRNLSQKGSCTLRQWRIRFLVIG
- a CDS encoding IS256 family transposase; the encoded protein is WLKRSWGGEMENVSVLVAIGVNEHGFREVLGVVEGMSESKDSWLELLKNLYSRGLEKIDLTVSDKSKGLVEALPEIYPASKWQRCLFHFHRNVLAKVSHSKKATAAAMLKAIHAQESAEAATRKAIEVADALESMKLAAAAAVLREGVSESVTYYRFPRKHHRSIRTNNMLERIMKEIRRRTRVVGCFPDGKSALMLACARLRYVASKSWSDSRVYLDMKLLAEENEEKSA